From a single Candidatus Saccharibacteria bacterium genomic region:
- a CDS encoding pyridoxamine 5'-phosphate oxidase family protein, giving the protein MNKLNENKYCTLSTVCEDGQPWGSPVFFVADEAGNIYWWSPVKSVHSINIRRTGTVFVTVFDSSVQEGKGQALYMQCEATELENDEAEEARLLYNKKAKFFKLEAKDILGEAPTRIYCAKPKKKWRNVDAEENGYFIDAREEVE; this is encoded by the coding sequence GTGAATAAGCTGAACGAAAATAAATATTGTACGCTTTCAACAGTTTGCGAAGACGGTCAACCTTGGGGTAGTCCTGTCTTTTTTGTGGCTGACGAGGCGGGGAATATATATTGGTGGTCCCCTGTAAAATCAGTTCATTCCATTAACATAAGAAGAACAGGCACGGTTTTTGTGACAGTGTTTGATTCCAGTGTTCAAGAGGGTAAAGGGCAAGCTCTATATATGCAGTGTGAAGCAACTGAGCTCGAAAATGACGAGGCTGAAGAAGCCAGATTACTTTATAACAAAAAAGCTAAGTTTTTTAAGTTGGAAGCAAAAGATATTTTGGGCGAAGCTCCTACTAGAATCTACTGCGCAAAGCCGAAGAAAAAATGGCGGAACGTAGACGCCGAAGAAAACGGCTATTTCATCGATGCTCGTGAGGAAGTAGAATAG
- the pheS gene encoding phenylalanine--tRNA ligase subunit alpha translates to MNELDQKLVQELRVRAEAGENVLRSDEFRALFDVIKTLPAEQKAAYGEAVNELRAELEQLSRSTEPANQVPDKGALDVTAPMSTNHGAPQLLNTENGSQHPITTELERASDIFELMGFEIVESRQIDDDYHMFETLNFPADHPARDDYDTFMTEEGLIAPAHTSTMQNRVIKERLKNLENGEPIAVMVAGRVFRNEDLDARHEHTFHQIEGVYVGKNVTVGNLIATLKTFLESYYEQELKTRITPFYFPFTEPSFEFSLSCPFCKGEGCHICSQEGWIELLGCGMIHPNVLKEAGVDPEVYTGFAWGMGVERLVMMKYDIDDIRHFNSGKLAFLRQFR, encoded by the coding sequence GATGAATTTAGAGCACTCTTCGATGTTATCAAGACTCTGCCAGCAGAACAAAAGGCCGCTTACGGCGAAGCAGTCAATGAGCTTCGAGCAGAACTGGAGCAACTTTCACGTAGCACCGAGCCCGCTAACCAGGTTCCAGACAAAGGCGCTCTGGATGTAACTGCGCCGATGTCGACTAATCACGGAGCGCCACAACTACTGAATACTGAAAATGGTTCGCAGCACCCTATAACAACTGAGCTTGAACGCGCATCAGATATCTTTGAGCTAATGGGCTTCGAGATTGTGGAAAGCCGCCAGATTGACGACGACTATCACATGTTCGAGACGCTGAACTTTCCGGCGGACCACCCAGCTCGTGATGACTACGATACGTTTATGACAGAAGAGGGGTTAATCGCTCCAGCGCATACTAGCACAATGCAAAACCGAGTGATAAAAGAGCGTCTCAAAAATCTTGAAAACGGTGAGCCGATTGCTGTAATGGTCGCCGGTAGAGTCTTCCGAAACGAAGATCTTGATGCTCGGCATGAACATACATTTCATCAGATCGAGGGTGTTTATGTTGGAAAAAACGTGACTGTCGGCAATCTTATTGCGACACTGAAGACTTTTCTGGAGAGTTATTACGAGCAAGAACTAAAGACCAGAATCACACCGTTTTACTTCCCGTTTACTGAACCAAGCTTTGAATTTTCGCTTAGCTGCCCGTTTTGTAAGGGTGAAGGGTGCCATATCTGTAGTCAAGAGGGCTGGATTGAGCTACTCGGCTGCGGTATGATCCACCCAAATGTACTTAAAGAAGCGGGTGTTGACCCAGAAGTTTACACTGGCTTTGCCTGGGGAATGGGAGTTGAAAGGTTAGTGATGATGAAGTATGACATAGATGACATCAGGCATTTTAACAGTGGTAAGTTGGCATTTTTGAGGCAGTTTAGATAA
- a CDS encoding RidA family protein produces MKKAISSVHAPRSTDIYSQAIESNGFVFVSGQIHMTTEGVVVEASVEGKLEQIMDNITAILKEAGLKLDNIVKITVYLTSIDDAKEFNAAYGRYFVQPLPARELICVQALPRGATIELSVIAARSTKSE; encoded by the coding sequence ATGAAAAAAGCAATTAGTAGCGTTCATGCTCCAAGGTCGACCGATATTTATTCACAAGCTATTGAGTCAAATGGTTTTGTCTTTGTTTCGGGGCAAATTCATATGACGACTGAGGGTGTAGTGGTTGAGGCTAGTGTCGAGGGAAAGCTGGAGCAAATTATGGACAACATCACGGCAATACTAAAAGAAGCCGGTCTAAAACTAGACAACATAGTAAAAATCACAGTTTATCTCACAAGCATCGATGATGCTAAAGAGTTCAATGCAGCTTACGGAAGGTATTTTGTCCAGCCGTTGCCAGCACGTGAACTGATTTGTGTGCAGGCCCTACCTCGTGGTGCAACAATTGAGCTGAGCGTCATAGCGGCTAGGAGCACTAAGAGTGAATAA
- a CDS encoding alpha/beta fold hydrolase has protein sequence MIVEESSVANQQIDIPCVGYDVKADFYEGDADIAVMIYIGFTSNKSRYKALAGLLNEQLGASVLVLDYSGHGASPFDIDDVCPAQNFLESITAFDLLKAKYPKRQMFVIGTSYGGFMATQLTKYREFDKLVLRVPALYKPHDFYTKWGEYDSIETRHDYRLNAKDLGSHPLLKRAADFKGKTLVVTHELDTICPPNSTAPFIKAFRADHWVETGLGHSFRESGVTKAQAEKYYNKIIDWLKNEKSN, from the coding sequence ATGATTGTGGAAGAGAGCTCCGTAGCTAACCAACAAATTGATATTCCTTGTGTTGGCTATGATGTGAAAGCTGACTTCTACGAAGGCGACGCCGACATTGCAGTAATGATTTATATTGGCTTTACATCGAATAAGTCTAGGTACAAGGCGCTAGCCGGCTTGCTAAACGAGCAACTAGGCGCTTCGGTTTTGGTGCTTGATTACAGTGGCCATGGCGCAAGTCCGTTCGATATTGATGATGTTTGTCCGGCTCAAAACTTCCTTGAGTCGATCACGGCCTTTGACTTGCTAAAGGCAAAGTATCCGAAGCGTCAGATGTTTGTTATTGGTACAAGCTATGGCGGATTTATGGCGACCCAGCTCACCAAATACCGTGAGTTTGATAAGTTAGTGCTGCGAGTGCCGGCACTATACAAGCCGCATGACTTTTATACTAAGTGGGGCGAATATGATTCAATCGAAACAAGACACGATTACAGACTTAACGCCAAGGATCTTGGATCTCACCCACTGCTAAAAAGGGCAGCCGATTTTAAGGGCAAGACGCTGGTTGTGACACATGAACTAGACACGATCTGTCCGCCGAACTCAACGGCCCCTTTTATTAAGGCTTTCCGGGCTGATCATTGGGTGGAGACTGGCTTGGGGCATTCATTCCGCGAAAGTGGTGTCACTAAGGCTCAGGCCGAAAAATATTACAATAAAATAATTGATTGGTTAAAAAATGAAAAAAGCAATTAG